The proteins below are encoded in one region of Verrucomicrobiia bacterium:
- a CDS encoding response regulator transcription factor, which translates to MKILLADDHAVVRHGLKQILAEEFKRATFGEARNAQEALNLVWKETWDVVVLDITMPGRSGLEVLREIKKSKPKVPVLVLSMHPENQFAVRVLKRGASGYMTKESAPEELVGAIKKVLAGGRYVSTSLAEKLATYVSSDTQKPPQELLSDREFQVLRLIASGKIVSEIAKELSLSVKTISTYRTRILEKMGLRNNAELMHYAMQHQLVE; encoded by the coding sequence ATGAAGATTCTCTTAGCCGACGACCACGCCGTGGTGCGCCACGGGTTGAAGCAGATTCTGGCCGAAGAATTTAAACGAGCCACCTTCGGCGAGGCCCGCAACGCCCAGGAAGCCCTGAACCTGGTCTGGAAAGAGACTTGGGATGTGGTGGTGCTTGACATCACGATGCCAGGCCGCAGCGGCTTGGAAGTGCTGCGCGAGATTAAAAAGTCCAAACCCAAAGTCCCGGTGCTGGTTTTGAGCATGCACCCCGAAAACCAATTTGCCGTGCGGGTGCTCAAGCGCGGCGCCTCCGGCTACATGACCAAAGAAAGCGCGCCGGAGGAATTGGTAGGGGCGATTAAGAAAGTACTGGCGGGCGGACGGTATGTGAGCACTTCCCTGGCTGAAAAGCTAGCCACCTATGTTTCGAGCGACACCCAAAAGCCGCCGCAGGAATTGCTCTCGGATCGCGAGTTTCAGGTTCTGCGGCTGATCGCCTCGGGTAAGATCGTCAGCGAGATTGCGAAGGAACTGTCGTTGAGCGTCAAGACCATCAGCACCTACCGCACGCGCATACTGGAAAAGATGGGATTGCGGAACAATGCCGAGCTGATGCACTACGCGATGCAGCACCAGCTTGTTGAGTAA
- a CDS encoding histidine kinase, translating into MKKEVHILMLEDDAADAELTKFALRKGGLSFSVSRVDTKDEYVRQLQDRPPTLILSDYSLPGFNGHDALGIALSQCPGTPFIFVTGTMGEEVAIETLKSGATDYVLKTRLSRLMPAVNRALREAEERAQHRRAEEQLRESHKQLRALSVYLQSVREEERTRIAREVHDELGQALTSCKLDLSWIANKLPKDLKSLQEKTRALTAHIDSTIQTVRRISTELRPGVLDHLGLVAALEWQANEFQTKTGIKCEVHSNVREPQLDQNLSTTLFRIFQETLTNIIRHAGATHVEVFLKQGEGRISLEVKDNGRGISRAEVSNTRSMGLLGMRERAALLGGIFRIGRLSHGGGTRVSVAIPLAHPYQPQETNHEDSLSRRPRRGAPRVEADSGRRI; encoded by the coding sequence TTGAAGAAAGAGGTTCACATTTTAATGCTCGAAGACGATGCGGCGGATGCCGAGTTGACCAAGTTCGCCTTGCGTAAAGGCGGGTTGAGTTTTTCGGTGTCGCGCGTTGATACCAAGGATGAATATGTCCGGCAATTACAAGACCGTCCGCCGACACTGATTCTCTCGGACTACTCACTACCGGGCTTTAACGGCCATGATGCCCTGGGCATTGCCCTGTCTCAATGCCCTGGAACGCCGTTCATTTTTGTTACCGGCACGATGGGGGAGGAGGTCGCGATAGAAACCCTCAAGAGCGGGGCGACGGATTATGTGCTGAAGACCCGGCTGTCCCGGTTGATGCCGGCGGTCAATCGCGCCCTCCGTGAGGCCGAGGAACGCGCCCAACACCGGCGGGCAGAGGAACAACTGCGCGAATCGCACAAACAACTGCGCGCCCTGTCAGTTTATCTGCAGTCGGTGCGCGAGGAGGAGCGGACGCGCATCGCGCGGGAGGTGCATGATGAGCTGGGGCAAGCCCTGACGAGTTGCAAATTGGACTTGTCCTGGATAGCCAATAAACTGCCCAAGGACCTCAAGTCGTTGCAGGAAAAGACCCGCGCCTTGACCGCTCATATTGATTCCACCATCCAAACTGTGCGCCGGATTTCAACCGAACTGCGGCCGGGGGTGCTCGATCACCTGGGCCTGGTGGCCGCTTTGGAATGGCAGGCCAATGAGTTCCAGACCAAAACCGGCATCAAATGCGAAGTCCACAGCAACGTGCGCGAGCCGCAGCTCGACCAAAACCTGAGCACCACATTATTCAGAATTTTTCAGGAAACCTTGACGAACATCATCCGGCACGCGGGCGCAACACACGTCGAGGTTTTTTTAAAGCAAGGCGAAGGGCGCATTAGCTTGGAGGTCAAAGATAATGGCCGGGGCATTTCCCGAGCGGAGGTGTCCAATACCAGATCGATGGGGTTGCTGGGGATGCGCGAGCGGGCTGCCCTGCTTGGGGGGATTTTCCGAATCGGACGCCTGTCCCACGGCGGAGGGACACGCGTAAGCGTTGCTATCCCACTGGCGCACCCGTATCAGCCACAGGAAACAAACCATGAAGATTCTCTTAGCCGACGACCACGCCGTGGTGCGCCACGGGTTGAAGCAGATTCTGGCCGAAGAATTTAA